In Shinella sp. XGS7, a single genomic region encodes these proteins:
- the ilvA gene encoding threonine ammonia-lyase, biosynthetic, with protein sequence MAGPAPSRRTPRKSSSSSLPPALIHSDNSYLQRILNAKVYEVAIETSLDPARNLSKRLGNKVFLKREDQQPVFSFKLRGAYNKMAHLTPEARAQGVICASAGNHAQGVALSARKLGCRAVIVMPVTTPKVKIDAVQALGGEVVLHGESFTDAYGRALELEREQGLTFVHPFDDPDVIAGQGTIALEILRQHPGPIDAIFVAIGGGGLISGVAAYIKAVRPEIKIIGVQTKDSDAMARSVKAGKRVQLADVGLFSDGTAVKLVGEETFRITKALVDDFVIVDTDAVCAAIKDVFEDTRSILEPAGGLGVAAIKQYAARSGAKGQTFVAITCGANMNFDRLRFVAERAEVGEQREALFAVTIPEERGSFLRFCELLGPRSVTEFNYRIADAESAHIFVGVSIQKREEAARLAKLFIKHGFPTQDLTDNELAKQHLRHMVGGRGELARSERLYSFTFPERPGALMRFLSSMHPDWNISLFHYRNQGADYGRILVGIEVPRGDSAALRAFLDSLHYPYQDESQNPVYKLFLR encoded by the coding sequence ATGGCCGGCCCCGCCCCCTCGCGCCGCACCCCTCGCAAGAGCTCCAGCAGCAGCCTGCCCCCCGCGCTGATTCACAGCGACAACAGCTATCTGCAGCGGATTCTCAATGCCAAGGTGTACGAGGTGGCGATTGAGACCTCGCTGGACCCGGCCCGCAATCTCTCCAAGCGCCTGGGCAACAAGGTCTTCCTCAAGCGCGAGGATCAGCAGCCCGTCTTCAGCTTCAAGCTGCGCGGCGCCTACAACAAGATGGCCCATCTCACGCCCGAGGCGCGCGCCCAGGGCGTGATCTGCGCCTCGGCCGGCAACCACGCCCAGGGCGTGGCCCTCTCGGCCCGCAAGCTGGGCTGCCGCGCCGTCATCGTGATGCCGGTCACCACGCCCAAGGTCAAGATCGACGCCGTCCAGGCCCTGGGCGGCGAGGTGGTGCTGCACGGCGAGAGCTTCACCGACGCCTATGGCCGCGCTCTGGAACTGGAACGCGAGCAGGGCCTGACCTTCGTCCATCCCTTCGACGATCCCGATGTGATCGCCGGCCAGGGCACCATCGCGCTGGAGATTCTGCGCCAGCACCCCGGCCCCATCGACGCCATCTTCGTGGCCATCGGCGGTGGCGGCCTGATCTCGGGCGTGGCCGCCTATATCAAGGCCGTGCGCCCGGAGATCAAGATCATCGGCGTGCAGACCAAGGACTCCGACGCCATGGCCCGCTCGGTCAAGGCCGGCAAGCGGGTGCAGCTGGCCGATGTGGGCCTGTTCTCCGACGGCACGGCCGTCAAGCTGGTGGGCGAGGAAACCTTCCGCATCACCAAGGCCCTGGTGGACGACTTCGTGATCGTGGACACCGACGCCGTCTGCGCCGCCATCAAGGACGTGTTCGAAGACACCCGCAGCATCCTGGAGCCCGCCGGTGGCCTGGGTGTGGCAGCCATCAAGCAGTACGCGGCCCGCAGCGGCGCCAAGGGCCAGACCTTTGTGGCCATCACCTGCGGCGCCAATATGAACTTCGACCGCCTGCGCTTCGTGGCCGAGCGGGCCGAGGTGGGCGAGCAGCGCGAGGCGCTCTTCGCCGTTACCATCCCCGAGGAGCGCGGCAGCTTTCTGCGCTTTTGCGAGCTGCTGGGCCCGCGCAGCGTGACCGAGTTCAACTACCGCATCGCCGACGCCGAGTCCGCCCATATCTTCGTGGGCGTGTCCATCCAGAAGCGCGAGGAAGCCGCGCGCCTGGCCAAGCTCTTCATCAAGCACGGCTTCCCCACCCAGGATCTGACCGACAACGAGCTGGCCAAGCAGCATCTGCGGCATATGGTGGGTGGCCGGGGCGAGCTGGCCCGCAGCGAGCGGCTCTACAGCTTCACCTTCCCCGAGCGGCCCGGCGCCCTGATGCGCTTCCTCTCCAGCATGCACCCGGACTGGAACATCAGCCTCTTCCACTACCGCAACCAGGGCGCCGACTACGGCCGCATCCTGGTGGGCATCGAGGTGCCGCGCGGTGACAGCGCCGCCCTGCGCGCCTTCCTCGATTCTCTGCACTACCCCTACCAGGACGAGAGCCAGAACCCGGTCTACAAGCTCTTCCTGCGCTGA
- a CDS encoding OsmC family protein, which produces MECTINWMGADGMAFVAETGSGHLLTMDGAPAGGGHNLAPRPMETVLAGTGGCTAYDVVLILKRGRHDVRGCQVQLKAERAEVDPKVFTSIHMHFVVSGKGLNPTAVERAVALSHEKYCSASIMLAKTAQITTSVEIVEV; this is translated from the coding sequence ATGGAATGCACGATCAACTGGATGGGTGCGGACGGCATGGCTTTCGTGGCCGAGACCGGCAGCGGCCATCTGCTGACCATGGATGGCGCGCCCGCCGGCGGCGGCCACAATCTGGCGCCGCGCCCCATGGAGACGGTGCTGGCCGGCACGGGCGGCTGCACCGCCTATGACGTGGTGCTGATCCTCAAGCGCGGCCGGCATGATGTGCGCGGCTGCCAGGTTCAGCTCAAGGCCGAGCGCGCCGAGGTGGACCCCAAGGTCTTCACCAGCATCCACATGCATTTCGTGGTCAGCGGCAAGGGTCTGAACCCGACGGCCGTGGAGCGCGCCGTGGCGCTCTCGCACGAGAAGTACTGCTCGGCCAGCATCATGCTGGCCAAGACCGCGCAGATCACGACCTCGGTGGAGATCGTCGAGGTGTGA
- the coq7 gene encoding 2-polyprenyl-3-methyl-6-methoxy-1,4-benzoquinone monooxygenase has protein sequence MSAQSRLSGPDRLLSSLDQGLRTVFARPAGARPTPRPETAAASTLAPAERELSAALMRVNHVGEVCAQALYQSQSLFSRDAALREQLRHAAQEEVDHLAWTRERLDQLGSRPSYLGPLWWAGAFALGSLAGLAGDRRSLGFVVETERQVEAHLASHLDRLPEADAASRAIVAQMKEDEARHADEALAAGAQELPMPIKGLMRLAAKLMTVTAHRI, from the coding sequence ATGAGTGCCCAATCCCGCCTGAGTGGGCCTGATCGGCTGCTATCCAGCCTCGATCAGGGCCTGAGAACCGTCTTCGCGCGTCCGGCCGGAGCGCGACCCACACCCCGCCCCGAAACCGCTGCCGCATCCACCCTGGCGCCTGCCGAGCGAGAGCTTTCCGCCGCCCTTATGCGGGTAAACCATGTGGGTGAGGTGTGCGCCCAGGCCCTGTATCAATCTCAGTCTTTGTTCAGCCGGGATGCTGCTTTGCGTGAGCAACTGAGGCATGCCGCCCAGGAGGAAGTGGACCATCTGGCCTGGACGCGCGAGCGTCTGGATCAGTTGGGCAGTCGCCCCAGCTACCTCGGCCCCCTGTGGTGGGCCGGCGCCTTCGCACTGGGCAGTCTGGCCGGTCTGGCGGGCGACCGCCGCAGCCTGGGCTTTGTGGTGGAGACCGAGCGCCAGGTCGAGGCCCATCTGGCCAGCCATCTGGACCGCCTGCCGGAGGCCGATGCAGCCTCCCGCGCCATCGTGGCGCAGATGAAGGAAGACGAGGCCCGCCACGCCGACGAGGCGCTGGCCGCAGGCGCCCAGGAACTGCCGATGCCCATCAAGGGCCTGATGCGTCTGGCCGCCAAGCTGATGACGGTCACGGCGCACCGGATCTGA
- a CDS encoding porin, whose translation MKKSLIVLAVLSSMAGVAAAQSSVTLFGGLDLNVRYNKGFGQTTKSMGTDGIYSSRWGLRGVEDLGGGLKAGFWLESAINPDDGTPNAKRFWHRRSSVSLMGDFGEVRLGRYLTNQFTGYADFDPFGTNGVADSGKFVDTLGSGMSSSTRADNIVGYFLPSNLGGFYGSAEVAAGEGQTTPDANNKYAGFRIGYAQGPYNVSLAFSNADVGATDYKRTTVGGSYDLGVVKLMGFYQTNKFGAKKQNFGLIGASAPLGSGTIRASYIKTSLANQIAVGYIHDLSKRTALYGTVSRVANDNGTASKIAVLGPKAWTDRAVNGADNGGVEVGIRHTF comes from the coding sequence ATGAAGAAATCCCTGATTGTGCTGGCCGTGCTCAGCTCCATGGCGGGCGTCGCGGCAGCTCAGTCCTCGGTGACGCTGTTTGGCGGCCTGGATCTGAATGTGCGCTACAACAAGGGCTTCGGTCAGACCACCAAGTCCATGGGCACCGATGGTATTTACAGCAGCCGTTGGGGTCTGCGTGGCGTCGAAGACCTGGGCGGCGGCCTGAAGGCTGGTTTCTGGCTTGAGTCGGCTATCAACCCGGACGATGGCACTCCCAACGCCAAGCGTTTTTGGCATCGCCGTTCCTCGGTCAGCCTGATGGGCGACTTCGGTGAAGTGCGTCTGGGTCGCTACCTGACCAACCAGTTCACGGGCTACGCCGATTTCGACCCCTTCGGTACCAACGGCGTTGCCGATTCCGGCAAGTTCGTCGACACCCTGGGCAGCGGCATGTCCAGTTCGACCCGTGCTGACAATATCGTGGGCTATTTCCTGCCTTCGAATCTGGGTGGATTCTACGGATCCGCTGAAGTCGCTGCAGGCGAAGGTCAGACTACGCCTGACGCGAACAATAAGTACGCCGGCTTCCGCATTGGCTATGCTCAAGGCCCGTACAACGTCAGCTTGGCTTTCTCCAATGCTGATGTTGGTGCGACCGACTACAAGCGCACCACGGTTGGTGGCTCGTATGACCTGGGCGTTGTGAAGCTGATGGGCTTCTACCAGACCAACAAGTTCGGTGCCAAGAAGCAGAACTTCGGTCTGATCGGCGCCTCGGCGCCCCTGGGTAGCGGCACCATCCGCGCCTCCTACATCAAGACCAGCCTGGCCAACCAGATCGCTGTCGGCTACATCCACGACCTGTCCAAGCGCACTGCGCTGTACGGAACGGTGTCTCGCGTGGCTAATGACAACGGCACCGCTTCCAAGATCGCGGTGCTCGGCCCGAAGGCCTGGACTGACCGTGCTGTCAACGGTGCTGACAACGGCGGCGTCGAAGTCGGTATCCGTCACACCTTCTGA
- a CDS encoding porin, with amino-acid sequence MMKKTALILALAAASTASWAQSSVTVYGILDGGVSYTTGIAGGARKQVVSGIMDGSRFGLRGNEDLGGGYRALFLMENRTELDTGTNSNTPVSGSTFLPDRWGNAAGIFTPTSFTLPSTVPSAVAQQVIARANAGLAGALQTATTTLGGRLAAASFGVNIGNARFWDRQIYAGLVTPYGALLAGRQYTPAYELNAAFDTLATQSSLAAGQVAAVPAVIDIRQSNALQYRVQQGGLTASLMVAAGEGESSQGRFIGAMAMYKTDDYGVGVGVNTKKNELGQRALRTITFGASAKVGPGTVNFLFNDVSDPNPSGLSALLGGLSSTLSAQIVPGLAAQINAAAPGLGTVLGSQINVASLVNDYKQAFVQKATLFSIGYKMSFGPHTIYTAFNSFNDKGRFNADTDSYGAVYTYSLSKRTDLNFVFTHFDNKAGGQAAPGQAGFLGGFTKAPGVDSNNVAAGIRHRF; translated from the coding sequence ATGATGAAGAAGACCGCTCTGATCCTGGCGCTGGCTGCCGCAAGCACGGCTTCCTGGGCCCAGTCCTCCGTCACCGTCTATGGCATTCTGGATGGCGGCGTGAGCTACACCACTGGGATTGCGGGTGGCGCACGCAAGCAGGTGGTCAGCGGCATCATGGATGGCTCCCGTTTCGGCCTGCGTGGTAACGAGGACCTGGGCGGCGGCTACCGCGCGCTCTTCCTGATGGAGAACCGCACCGAGCTGGATACCGGCACCAACAGCAACACGCCGGTTTCGGGTTCCACCTTCCTGCCGGACCGTTGGGGCAATGCCGCCGGCATCTTCACCCCGACCAGCTTCACCTTGCCCTCGACCGTGCCTTCTGCGGTTGCCCAGCAAGTGATCGCCCGCGCCAACGCAGGCCTGGCCGGCGCGCTGCAGACCGCGACCACCACCCTTGGTGGTCGTCTGGCGGCGGCCTCTTTTGGCGTCAACATCGGCAATGCGCGATTCTGGGATCGCCAGATTTACGCAGGTCTGGTGACGCCCTACGGCGCCCTGCTTGCCGGTCGTCAGTACACGCCCGCTTATGAATTGAACGCGGCATTCGATACCCTGGCGACGCAGTCGAGCCTGGCCGCCGGCCAGGTGGCCGCTGTGCCGGCCGTGATCGATATCCGGCAAAGCAATGCGCTGCAGTACCGCGTCCAGCAGGGCGGCCTGACGGCCAGCCTGATGGTGGCGGCTGGCGAAGGCGAATCCTCCCAAGGGCGTTTCATCGGCGCCATGGCCATGTACAAGACCGACGACTACGGCGTCGGTGTGGGTGTGAACACCAAGAAGAACGAGCTGGGTCAGCGCGCGCTGCGCACCATCACCTTTGGCGCTTCCGCCAAGGTGGGGCCTGGCACGGTGAATTTCCTGTTCAACGATGTGTCCGACCCCAATCCCTCCGGTCTCTCGGCCTTGCTGGGCGGGCTCAGCAGCACGCTGAGCGCGCAAATCGTGCCCGGCCTGGCCGCGCAGATCAATGCCGCCGCGCCGGGGCTCGGCACGGTGCTGGGCAGCCAGATCAATGTGGCCAGCCTGGTCAACGACTACAAGCAGGCCTTTGTGCAGAAGGCGACGCTGTTCAGCATTGGCTACAAGATGAGCTTCGGCCCGCACACCATCTACACGGCCTTCAACAGCTTCAATGACAAGGGGCGCTTCAATGCCGACACCGACTCCTATGGTGCGGTCTACACCTACTCGCTGTCCAAGCGCACCGACCTGAACTTCGTGTTCACCCACTTCGACAACAAGGCAGGTGGTCAGGCTGCCCCCGGCCAGGCCGGCTTCCTGGGCGGCTTCACCAAGGCGCCTGGCGTAGACTCCAACAACGTGGCCGCAGGCATCCGCCACCGCTTCTGA
- a CDS encoding DUF3047 domain-containing protein has protein sequence MRRSLGLTGLVGLLALTACASWRGTAPQSGDQALTVEMPEWSARALPGKRSTAYSLALKGGRPCVLAQADQSASLWRRRLNLAPESLATLEFSWWLMSADANATVTQPERDDAPTRLVLAFDGDVQRLSLRTRSLFELMHTLSGEAPPYATLMYVWDSQGAALESVIVSSHSDRVRKIVVGSGANTGRWLDFRRDVRADFQRAYGEAPGALIGAAFMTDADNTRSRKTACYGDLLFRSPEGAVLPGSLQLHGGKTAAMP, from the coding sequence TTGAGGCGAAGCCTCGGACTGACGGGCTTGGTGGGCCTGCTGGCCTTGACGGCTTGCGCCTCCTGGCGCGGCACGGCCCCGCAGTCGGGTGATCAGGCCCTGACGGTGGAGATGCCCGAATGGTCGGCCCGAGCCCTGCCGGGCAAGCGCAGCACGGCCTACAGCCTGGCGCTCAAGGGGGGCAGGCCTTGCGTGCTGGCCCAGGCCGACCAGTCCGCCAGCCTGTGGCGTCGCCGCCTGAATCTGGCGCCCGAGAGCCTGGCTACGCTGGAGTTTTCCTGGTGGCTGATGAGTGCCGACGCCAATGCCACCGTGACCCAACCGGAGCGTGACGACGCGCCCACCCGCCTGGTGCTGGCGTTTGATGGCGATGTGCAGCGCCTGTCCCTGCGCACGCGCAGCCTCTTCGAGCTCATGCATACGCTCAGCGGCGAGGCGCCGCCCTATGCCACGCTGATGTATGTCTGGGACAGCCAGGGCGCGGCGCTAGAGAGCGTGATCGTCAGCAGCCACAGTGACCGGGTGCGCAAGATCGTCGTGGGCTCGGGGGCCAACACCGGCCGCTGGCTGGATTTCCGCCGCGATGTGCGCGCAGATTTCCAGCGGGCTTATGGCGAGGCGCCCGGTGCCCTGATCGGGGCGGCCTTCATGACCGATGCCGACAATACCCGCAGCCGCAAGACCGCCTGCTACGGCGATCTGCTCTTTCGCTCACCTGAAGGGGCGGTTCTGCCGGGCAGTCTGCAGCTGCACGGCGGCAAGACCGCTGCCATGCCCTAG
- a CDS encoding ABC transporter permease → MLVFILRRLAQAIVVMLTVAFIAFMLFQYVGDPVTNLLGQDATPEQREQLRKDLGLDDPFPVQFAKFIGNAVQGEFGLSLRQGRKVSTLIAERFPATLELAMAAGVIALVVGIPLGVYAALRRGRFTSQLLMTLSLLGVSLPTFLIGILLILIFAVNLKWMPSFGRGDVIAFGSWTTGLLTLDGLRHLVLPSITLALFQLTLIMRLVRSEMIDVLSSDYIRFAFARGLPRTYIYGRLALRNALMPVVTVTGLQIGQLIAFAIVTETVFQWPGMGLLFIQAVQFADIPVMAAYLCLISFIFVTINLLVDMLYFAVDPRLGVEGKAGGH, encoded by the coding sequence ATGCTAGTTTTCATCCTGAGACGTCTCGCCCAGGCCATCGTCGTGATGCTGACCGTGGCCTTCATCGCCTTCATGCTGTTCCAGTATGTGGGCGACCCCGTCACCAATCTGCTGGGTCAGGACGCCACGCCCGAGCAGCGCGAGCAGCTGCGCAAGGACCTGGGCCTGGACGATCCCTTCCCCGTGCAGTTCGCCAAATTCATCGGCAATGCGGTGCAGGGCGAGTTCGGCCTGAGCCTGCGCCAGGGCCGCAAGGTCTCCACCCTGATTGCCGAGCGCTTCCCGGCCACGCTGGAGCTGGCCATGGCGGCCGGTGTGATCGCCCTGGTGGTGGGCATTCCGCTGGGGGTGTATGCAGCGCTGCGGCGCGGGCGCTTCACCTCCCAGCTCTTGATGACCCTGTCCCTGCTGGGCGTGTCCCTGCCCACCTTCCTGATCGGCATCCTGCTGATCCTGATCTTCGCGGTGAACCTGAAGTGGATGCCCAGCTTCGGCCGTGGCGATGTGATCGCCTTCGGCAGCTGGACCACGGGCCTGCTGACCCTGGACGGGCTCAGGCATCTGGTGCTGCCGTCGATCACGCTGGCGCTGTTCCAGCTCACCCTGATCATGCGGCTGGTGCGCTCGGAGATGATCGACGTGCTGTCGTCGGACTACATCCGCTTCGCCTTCGCCCGCGGGCTGCCGCGCACCTACATCTACGGCCGGCTCGCGCTGCGCAATGCGCTGATGCCCGTCGTCACCGTCACCGGCCTGCAGATCGGCCAGCTCATCGCCTTCGCCATCGTCACCGAAACGGTGTTCCAGTGGCCGGGCATGGGCCTGCTCTTCATCCAGGCCGTGCAGTTCGCCGACATCCCGGTGATGGCGGCCTATCTCTGCCTGATCTCCTTCATCTTCGTCACCATCAATCTGCTGGTCGACATGCTGTACTTCGCGGTCGATCCGCGCCTGGGCGTCGAGGGCAAGGCCGGGGGCCACTGA
- a CDS encoding M20 aminoacylase family protein, with protein MGALSENGAYQRLFALRGELTALRRELHAMPELGFQETRTAARVVEALRLCGVDEIHTGIGRTGVVAVIHGRGGAGGRQIGLRADMDALPLQEDNEVPWRSASPGLMHACGHDGHTTMLLAAARYLAETRRFAGSAVLIFQPGEEGYAGAREMIQDGLFERFPVESVYAMHNWPLMPAGRIGLNAGAMMASADQIEIVLQGRGGHGAHPHLAVDPVLMAGHVITAVQSLVSRNVAPLDQAVVSLCAMQAGDPGAFSVIPREARLTGTVRTFRPEVQQLIEERLNALIESLALGFGGHATVNYKRLYPATINSAPEAAFAARVAASLVGEAQVQTDLPPSMGSEDFSFMLQVKPGAYLRIGQAAADGSGACSLHNPRYDFNDEILPLGGALFAALVEQGLPLTSSHPE; from the coding sequence ATGGGCGCCCTGAGCGAGAACGGCGCCTACCAGCGCCTGTTTGCCCTGCGTGGCGAGCTCACCGCGCTGCGACGCGAGCTGCATGCCATGCCAGAGTTGGGCTTCCAGGAGACGCGCACCGCGGCGCGCGTGGTGGAGGCGCTGCGCCTGTGCGGTGTGGATGAGATCCACACCGGCATCGGTCGCACCGGCGTGGTGGCCGTGATCCACGGCCGCGGCGGCGCGGGCGGCCGCCAGATCGGCCTGCGTGCCGATATGGACGCCCTGCCGCTGCAGGAGGACAACGAGGTGCCCTGGCGCTCGGCCTCGCCCGGTCTGATGCATGCCTGCGGCCACGACGGCCACACCACCATGCTGCTGGCCGCGGCCCGCTATCTGGCCGAGACGCGCCGCTTCGCGGGCAGCGCGGTGCTGATCTTCCAGCCCGGCGAGGAAGGCTATGCCGGTGCGCGCGAGATGATCCAGGACGGGCTGTTCGAGCGCTTCCCGGTCGAGTCGGTCTACGCCATGCACAACTGGCCCCTGATGCCGGCCGGGCGCATCGGTCTGAACGCCGGCGCCATGATGGCCTCGGCCGACCAGATCGAGATCGTGCTCCAGGGCCGCGGCGGCCATGGCGCCCACCCCCATCTGGCGGTGGATCCGGTGCTGATGGCTGGCCATGTGATCACCGCGGTGCAGAGCCTGGTCTCGCGCAATGTGGCGCCGCTGGACCAGGCGGTGGTGAGCCTGTGTGCCATGCAGGCGGGCGACCCCGGCGCCTTCAGCGTGATCCCGCGCGAGGCCCGGCTCACCGGCACGGTGCGCACCTTCCGCCCCGAGGTGCAGCAACTGATCGAGGAGCGGCTCAACGCCCTGATCGAATCCCTGGCCCTGGGCTTTGGCGGCCATGCCACGGTGAACTACAAGCGCCTGTACCCCGCCACCATCAACAGCGCGCCCGAGGCGGCCTTCGCGGCCCGGGTTGCGGCCTCCCTGGTGGGCGAGGCCCAGGTGCAGACCGATCTGCCGCCCAGCATGGGTTCGGAGGACTTCTCCTTCATGCTGCAGGTCAAGCCCGGTGCCTATCTGCGCATCGGCCAGGCCGCGGCCGACGGCAGCGGGGCCTGCAGCCTGCACAACCCGCGCTACGACTTCAACGACGAGATCCTGCCCCTGGGCGGCGCGCTGTTCGCCGCCCTGGTGGAGCAAGGTCTGCCCCTGACTTCTTCGCATCCGGAGTGA
- a CDS encoding ABC transporter permease: MSSSPAPAGAAPGAFKRFFDGDVWYSFRRSPTAIIAAVIAFICVFCAVFAEFVAPHNPFDLASLELMDARLPPAWMDEGQAKYLLGTDDQGRDILSALMYGARISLFVGLASVLLSMIIGVGLGLLAGFVGGKVDAFIMRVCDVMLSFPSILIALLIDGVGRAMFPNAHDTLAFAVLILAIALTGWVQYARTVRGSTMVERNKEYVQAARVIGVSPLRIMRKHVLPNVLGPVLVLATIQVAAAIITEATLSFLGVGVPPTSPSLGTLIRVGNDFLFSGEWWITIWPGVMLVLIALSVNLLGDWLRDALNPRLR, translated from the coding sequence ATGAGCAGTTCTCCCGCTCCCGCCGGCGCCGCGCCGGGCGCGTTCAAGCGCTTTTTTGACGGCGACGTCTGGTACTCCTTCCGCCGCTCGCCCACCGCCATCATTGCCGCGGTGATCGCCTTCATCTGCGTGTTCTGCGCGGTGTTCGCCGAGTTCGTGGCGCCTCACAACCCCTTTGACCTGGCCTCGCTGGAACTGATGGACGCGCGCCTGCCGCCGGCCTGGATGGACGAGGGGCAAGCCAAGTACCTGCTGGGCACCGACGACCAGGGCCGCGACATCCTCTCGGCCCTGATGTACGGCGCCCGCATCTCGCTCTTCGTGGGTCTGGCCTCGGTGCTGCTGTCCATGATCATCGGCGTGGGCCTGGGCCTGCTGGCCGGCTTTGTGGGCGGCAAGGTGGACGCCTTCATCATGCGCGTCTGCGACGTGATGCTGTCCTTCCCCTCCATCCTGATCGCCCTGCTGATCGACGGCGTGGGCCGGGCCATGTTCCCCAATGCGCACGACACCCTGGCCTTCGCGGTGCTGATCCTGGCCATTGCCCTGACCGGCTGGGTGCAATACGCCCGCACCGTGCGCGGCTCCACCATGGTGGAGCGCAACAAGGAGTATGTGCAGGCCGCGCGCGTGATCGGCGTGAGCCCGCTGCGCATCATGCGCAAGCATGTGCTGCCCAATGTGCTGGGCCCGGTGCTGGTGCTGGCCACCATCCAGGTGGCCGCGGCCATCATCACCGAGGCGACCTTGTCCTTCCTGGGTGTGGGCGTGCCGCCCACCAGCCCTTCGCTGGGCACCCTGATCCGGGTGGGCAATGACTTCCTCTTCTCGGGCGAGTGGTGGATCACGATCTGGCCCGGCGTGATGCTGGTGCTGATCGCCCTCTCGGTGAACCTGCTGGGCGACTGGCTGCGTGATGCCCTGAACCCCCGTCTGCGCTGA
- a CDS encoding ABC transporter ATP-binding protein, translated as MTAPLLQVRNLRVEFPTRRGTLLALDNISFDIAPGEILGVVGESGAGKSLTGASIIGLLDPPGRIAGGEILLEGRRIDNLPYEEMRKVRGRQIGAVFQDPLTSLNPLYTVGRQLVETITTHLPLTESQARARAIDLLKQTGIPAAEQRIDQYPHKFSGGMRQRVVIALALAAEPKLIVADEPTTALDVSIQAQIISLLKRVCKEQGAAVMLVTHDMGVIAETCDRVAVMYAGRVAEIGPVHDVIHKPAHPYTVGLMGSIPAMDEDRERLLQIDGAMPRLNAIPTGCAYNPRCPKVFERCRAERPELMPVAATRAACWLHQAAHKEAAV; from the coding sequence ATGACTGCCCCCCTGCTTCAAGTCCGCAATCTGCGCGTCGAGTTCCCGACGCGCCGCGGCACCCTGCTGGCCCTGGACAACATCAGCTTCGACATCGCGCCCGGCGAGATCCTGGGCGTGGTGGGGGAATCCGGCGCCGGCAAGTCGCTCACCGGCGCGTCCATCATCGGCCTGCTGGACCCCCCGGGCCGCATCGCCGGCGGCGAGATCCTGCTGGAAGGCCGCCGCATCGACAATCTGCCCTATGAGGAAATGCGCAAGGTGCGCGGCCGCCAGATCGGCGCCGTGTTCCAGGACCCGCTCACCTCGCTGAACCCGCTCTACACCGTGGGCCGCCAGCTGGTGGAGACCATCACCACCCATCTGCCGCTCACCGAGAGCCAGGCCCGCGCCCGCGCCATCGACCTGCTCAAGCAGACCGGCATCCCGGCCGCCGAGCAGCGCATCGACCAGTACCCGCACAAGTTCTCCGGCGGCATGCGCCAGCGCGTGGTGATCGCCCTGGCCCTGGCGGCCGAGCCCAAGCTCATCGTGGCGGACGAGCCCACCACGGCGCTGGACGTGTCCATCCAGGCGCAGATCATTTCCCTGCTCAAGCGCGTGTGCAAGGAGCAGGGCGCGGCCGTGATGCTGGTGACCCACGACATGGGCGTGATCGCCGAAACCTGCGACCGCGTGGCCGTGATGTACGCCGGGCGCGTGGCCGAGATCGGTCCGGTGCACGATGTGATCCACAAGCCGGCGCACCCCTACACGGTGGGCCTGATGGGCTCCATCCCCGCCATGGACGAGGATCGCGAGCGTCTCTTGCAGATCGACGGCGCCATGCCGCGCCTCAACGCCATCCCCACCGGCTGCGCCTACAACCCGCGCTGCCCCAAGGTGTTCGAGCGCTGCCGCGCCGAGCGCCCCGAACTGATGCCGGTGGCCGCCACGCGCGCGGCCTGCTGGCTGCATCAAGCCGCCCACAAGGAAGCCGCCGTATGA
- a CDS encoding lipoprotein: MGLGVVVGIAERRGGKSGHKLAGMKMNTKKCASVGPRARRALGLALMTLVPLLMAACGQKGPLKLPAPAPAQPASAASPAPR, translated from the coding sequence ATGGGTCTGGGCGTGGTAGTCGGCATCGCTGAGCGGCGTGGCGGCAAGAGCGGTCATAAACTCGCGGGCATGAAGATGAACACAAAGAAGTGCGCAAGTGTAGGTCCGCGCGCGCGCCGCGCCCTGGGCCTGGCCCTGATGACCCTGGTGCCATTGCTGATGGCCGCTTGCGGCCAGAAAGGGCCGCTCAAGCTGCCGGCCCCGGCCCCGGCCCAGCCGGCCAGCGCAGCCAGCCCGGCACCGCGCTAG
- the cyaY gene encoding iron donor protein CyaY, translated as MTALAATPLSDADYHAQTHALLARVEAQIDAWLEADVIDIDTHRSGGLLELSFPNGSKIVLNTQPPLQELWLAARQGGYHFRHVQGRWLEREGREFLALLSEAASAQAGQPLAFTPA; from the coding sequence ATGACCGCTCTTGCCGCCACGCCGCTCAGCGATGCCGACTACCACGCCCAGACCCATGCCTTGCTGGCCCGGGTGGAGGCCCAGATCGACGCCTGGCTGGAGGCCGATGTGATCGATATCGACACGCACCGCAGCGGCGGCCTGCTCGAGCTCTCCTTCCCCAATGGCAGCAAGATCGTGCTGAACACCCAGCCGCCGCTGCAGGAGCTGTGGCTGGCCGCGCGCCAGGGCGGCTACCACTTCCGCCATGTGCAGGGCCGCTGGCTGGAGCGCGAGGGTCGCGAGTTTCTGGCCCTGCTGTCCGAGGCGGCCAGCGCGCAGGCGGGCCAGCCCCTGGCCTTCACGCCGGCCTGA